From one uncultured Bacteroides sp. genomic stretch:
- a CDS encoding TolC family protein produces MRMKNLQLISVAVLYSLTLQAQTERTITLPEAIALARVQSVDAAVALNELKTAYWEYRTFRADLLPEMNLTGTLPDYNKSYSAYQQSDGSYTFVRNNTLGLSGELSIDQNIWFTGGKLSLTSSMDFVRQLGTGGEKQFMSVPIGLEFTQPIFGVNTLKWNRRIEPVRYAEAKATFISATEEVTMKSITYFFELLLAKEALGTAQQNQLNADRLHEVAVAKRKMGQISENELLQLKLAALQAKAAMTDAKSNLDAKMFQLRAFLGLSEEESLEPVVPESVPDIRIEYDAVLNRALERNSFAQNIRRRQLEADYEVATAKGNLRSVDLFASVGYAGLNNTLSSSYRDLLNNNIVQVGIKIPILDWGKRRGKVKVAQSNRDVIMSKIRQEQISFNQDLFLLVEHFNNQAAQLTIADEADRIAQQRYKTSIETFLIGKINTLDLNDAQTSKDEARQKHISELYYYWYYFYQIRSLTLWDFKNNSELDADFDDIVRK; encoded by the coding sequence ATGAGAATGAAGAATTTGCAACTTATCTCTGTAGCTGTTTTGTATTCATTAACGCTGCAGGCACAAACGGAACGAACCATAACTCTTCCTGAAGCCATCGCTTTAGCCCGAGTACAATCAGTTGATGCTGCGGTGGCTCTCAATGAACTCAAAACCGCTTATTGGGAATATCGGACTTTTCGGGCCGATCTTTTACCCGAAATGAACTTAACGGGTACACTGCCCGATTATAATAAGTCTTACAGTGCCTATCAACAATCCGATGGCTCTTATACCTTTGTTCGCAACAATACGTTGGGGCTTTCCGGCGAGTTATCTATCGACCAGAATATATGGTTTACGGGAGGGAAACTGTCTCTGACTTCATCCATGGATTTTGTTAGGCAGTTGGGCACAGGCGGAGAAAAACAATTTATGTCTGTTCCGATAGGCTTGGAATTTACGCAACCTATTTTTGGAGTAAACACGCTGAAATGGAATCGCCGTATTGAACCCGTGCGCTATGCCGAGGCTAAGGCTACTTTTATTAGCGCCACGGAAGAGGTTACGATGAAGTCAATTACTTATTTCTTTGAGTTACTTCTGGCAAAAGAGGCTTTGGGCACTGCACAACAAAATCAGCTAAATGCCGATCGCCTTCATGAAGTAGCAGTGGCAAAACGCAAAATGGGACAGATTTCTGAAAACGAATTGTTGCAGCTTAAGCTGGCTGCTTTGCAGGCAAAAGCTGCGATGACGGATGCTAAAAGCAATTTGGATGCTAAAATGTTTCAGCTGAGAGCTTTCCTCGGATTATCCGAAGAAGAATCATTGGAACCTGTCGTTCCGGAGTCCGTTCCCGATATTAGAATAGAGTATGATGCGGTTCTTAATAGAGCGTTAGAACGTAATTCTTTTGCGCAAAACATACGCCGCAGGCAGCTCGAGGCAGACTACGAAGTGGCAACAGCTAAGGGGAATCTACGGAGCGTTGATCTTTTTGCCAGCGTCGGATATGCCGGATTAAACAATACTTTGTCTTCGTCTTATCGTGATTTGCTTAATAATAATATAGTGCAGGTAGGAATTAAAATTCCTATTCTGGATTGGGGTAAACGACGCGGCAAGGTAAAAGTGGCACAGAGTAATCGTGATGTTATTATGTCAAAGATTCGTCAGGAGCAAATAAGCTTTAATCAGGATTTATTCTTGTTGGTAGAGCATTTTAATAACCAGGCGGCACAGCTTACTATTGCCGATGAGGCCGATCGTATAGCCCAACAACGCTATAAAACAAGTATTGAAACATTTTTGATTGGTAAAATCAATACGCTCGATTTAAATGATGCTCAGACATCGAAAGATGAAGCAAGGCAAAAGCATATTTCAGAGCTTTATTATTATTGGTATTACTTTTATCAGATAAGAAGTCTCACATTGTGGGATTTTAAAAACAATTCCGAATTGGATGCAGACTTCGATGATATTGTTCGTAAATAG